In a genomic window of Muntiacus reevesi chromosome 1, mMunRee1.1, whole genome shotgun sequence:
- the IL4 gene encoding interleukin-4: protein MGLTSQLIPVLVCLLACTSHFVHGHKCDITLEEIIKTLNILTARKNSCMELPVADVFAAPKNTTEKETFCRAGIELRRIYRSHTCLNRFLSGLDRNLSGLASKICSVNEAKTSTSTLKGLLERLKTIMKEKYSKC, encoded by the exons ATGGGGCTCACCTCCCAGCTGATCCCAGTGCTGGTCTGCTTACTGGCATGTACCAGCCACTTCGTCCACGGACACAAGTGCGATATTACCTTAGAAGAGATCATCAAAACGCTGAACATCCTCACAGCGAGAAAG AATTCATGCATGGAGCTGCCTGTAGCAGACGTCTTTGCTGCCCCAAAG AACACAACTGAGAAGGAAACCTTCTGCAGGGCTGGAATTGAGCTTAGGCGTATCTACAGGAGCCACACGTGCTTGAACAGATTCCTGAGCGGACTTGACAGGAATCTCAGCGGCTTGGCAAGCAAG ATCTGTTCTGTGAATGAAGCCAAGACGAGTACAAGTACGCTGAAAGGCCTCTTGGAAAGGCTAAAGACGATTATGAAGGAGAAATACTCAAAGTGTTGA